A genomic window from Silene latifolia isolate original U9 population chromosome Y, ASM4854445v1, whole genome shotgun sequence includes:
- the LOC141632275 gene encoding uncharacterized protein LOC141632275 → MLYALEFPSQMIQWIMEGITTPRFTLSLNGSNFGYFQGKRGIRQDDLLMFCRGDKPSICTILRAFATFSSASGLFVLGLSGFREGKFPVRYLGIPIYYKRMTVGDCSRLAERVVMRIHGWGARKLSYAGRLVLVQAVLSQLHSFWSRIFIIPLTVMNRIEKICRNYLWSGSDDFHKTSPVAWYKVCTDKKFGGLGIVNCKLWNVAMLGKYVWWLAKKADHLWIRWVNHMYIKGENWLDYVPTASSSWTWRKLCQVKDHFKSAYYNGKWSTNTGRYTISVGYSWLQGDQTKGTWHPPEDYNHLLYKCRFSAKCWTMLADWYFGHGISDLDGSKSMQGGESASFAFICIQVYSNHCARQRTNLEVDIQVSMLELVTLDVNIV, encoded by the exons ATGTTATATGCCCTTGAATTCCCTTCTCAGATGATTCAGTGGATAATGGAAGGCATCACAACTCCAAGGTTTACTCTGTCTCTTAATGGCTCCAACTTTGGTTACTTCCAAGGCAAGAGAGGCATCAGACAAG ATGATCTACTAATGTTTTGTAGGGGGGACAAGCCTTCTATTTGCACCATTCTAAGAGCATTTGCCACATTTTCTAGTGCTTCTGGACTG TTTGTTCTGGGACTTTCAGGCTTCAGAGAGGGGAAATTCCCTGTCAGGTACCTTGGAATCCCCATTTATTATAAGAGAATGACAGTGGGGGATTGTTCAAGACTTGCTGAGAGAGTGGTGATGAGAATTCATGGATGGGGTGCTAGAAAACTCAGCTATGCAGGTAGACTTGTACTTGTTCAGGCTGTGCTCTCACAACTCCATAGTTTTTGGTCACGTATATTTATCATTCCCCTTACAGTGATGAATAGAATTGAGAAAATTTGTAGGAACTACCTCTGGAGTGGCTCTGATGATTTTCACAAAACTTCTCCTGTGGCTTGGTATAAGGTTTGTACTGACAAGAAGTTTGGTGGGCTTGGTATAGTAAATTGCAAACTATGGAATGTGGCTATGCTTGGAAAATATGTCTGGTGGCTAGCAAAAAAGGCTGATCATTTGTGGATTAGATGGGTGAATCACATGTATATTAAAGGTGAGAATTGGTTAGATTATGTTCCTACTGCTAGCTCTAGTTGGACATGGAGAAAACTATGTCAGGTCAAGGATCATTTCAAGTCTGCATATTACAATGGCAAATGGAGCACAAATACAGGGAGATACACTATCTCTGTGGGGTATTCTTGGTTGCAAGGAGATCAGACTAAGGGCACATGGCACCCT CCTGAGGATTATAATCATCTGTTGTATAAGTGCAGGTTCAGTGCTAAATGTTGGACTATGCTAGCTGATTG GTATTTTGGCCATGGTATATCAGATTTGGATGGCTCTAAATCTATGCAGGGTGGAGAGTCAGCTTCTTTTGCCTTCATATGTATTCAAGTCTATTCAAACCATTGTGCAAGGCAGAGGACAAACCTGGAAGTGGACATCCAAGTATCAATGCTTGAGCTGGTCACCTTGGATGTAAACATTGTTTAG